A genomic region of Leptolyngbya sp. NIES-2104 contains the following coding sequences:
- a CDS encoding DEAD/DEAH box helicase, with amino-acid sequence MAQWSDTSWKITVAIANFSIKVGDTPGLKREMQNPYNRLAPFIQEYIYKQGWTDLRPIQAETCRILFETDNHLLIAAGTASGKTEAAFLPVLTLLHENPARTVGAIYISPIKALINDQFDRLTDLLQYADFPVWAWHGDVAQSRKKKLLADPQGILQITPESLESLLINKSAEIDRIFGDLRFVIIDEVHAFVGSDRGCQILCQLSRLAKLTGNEPRRIGLSATLGDYSVAESWLQADTSRSVITPKISGAARKIQLSIEHFYDPGLIVRAKGDSRDKVFNPYHLYLYRQTEGRKSLIFANGRTATEEAIAALREIAQAKGAPDIYHVHHGSISAALRETAEAAMRDPEKMAVTAATVTFEMGIDLGHLDRVLQLEAPSSVASFLQRLGRSGRRGDTAEMRFICAEDKPTGEEILPEQIPWQLLQSIAIIQLYLEEQWIEPAQIMRYPFSLLYHQTMSTLASLGELSPSAIAQNVLKLPPFAAISQDDFRSFLRYLIEIDHLERTPEGGLIVGIAAERLINNFKFYAIFPDTEEYLVKHKGKAIGSIIVPPMEGDRFSLAGQTWEVIEVNAKKKVIVVEPSKKSVTSSSWRGNTGEIHSRVLQRMKQVLQETTIYSYLQPGAKQRLQDARELAKSTGLLQNPIQVLDEEFCCIFPWIGTIAFRTSERFLRFYVKDALGLKSLRARSPYFITVRLGKCKVESLENELRSLSHRRLSAEDLINAEEILKLQKYDEFISPELLRKSFVEDYLDLEGLRHLF; translated from the coding sequence TTGGCACAGTGGAGCGATACATCGTGGAAAATTACTGTTGCGATCGCGAATTTCAGCATTAAAGTAGGCGATACACCAGGATTGAAACGTGAAATGCAGAATCCGTATAACCGACTAGCTCCATTTATTCAGGAGTATATTTACAAACAAGGCTGGACTGATTTACGCCCGATTCAAGCAGAAACTTGCCGGATTTTGTTTGAAACAGACAATCACTTGCTTATTGCAGCAGGGACAGCATCCGGGAAGACTGAGGCGGCGTTTCTCCCGGTGCTGACTTTGCTGCATGAAAATCCTGCTCGAACCGTTGGCGCAATTTATATCAGCCCGATTAAAGCCTTGATCAATGATCAGTTCGATCGATTAACGGATCTCTTACAGTATGCAGATTTTCCGGTTTGGGCATGGCATGGAGATGTGGCGCAAAGTCGGAAAAAAAAGCTACTCGCTGACCCGCAGGGGATTCTGCAAATTACCCCCGAATCACTCGAAAGTTTGCTGATTAATAAAAGTGCAGAAATCGATCGTATCTTTGGTGACTTGCGATTTGTGATTATTGATGAAGTTCATGCGTTTGTGGGGAGCGATCGAGGTTGTCAGATCCTCTGTCAGCTCTCACGGCTTGCAAAGCTTACAGGGAATGAGCCTCGGCGAATTGGGCTATCTGCGACGCTTGGCGATTATTCGGTAGCGGAATCATGGTTACAGGCAGACACTTCTCGATCTGTCATTACCCCTAAAATTTCTGGAGCAGCGAGAAAGATTCAATTGTCGATCGAGCATTTCTATGATCCGGGTTTGATCGTGCGTGCAAAAGGGGACAGTCGCGACAAAGTATTCAATCCTTATCATTTATATTTGTATCGCCAAACTGAGGGGCGGAAAAGTTTAATTTTTGCGAATGGTCGAACGGCGACCGAGGAAGCGATCGCGGCTCTCAGAGAAATTGCTCAAGCGAAAGGCGCACCGGATATCTATCACGTTCACCACGGCAGTATTTCGGCAGCGCTGCGAGAAACCGCAGAAGCAGCCATGCGCGATCCAGAAAAAATGGCAGTGACAGCCGCGACTGTGACCTTTGAAATGGGAATCGATCTAGGACATCTCGATCGCGTTTTGCAACTCGAAGCGCCGTCTTCAGTTGCCAGCTTTTTACAGCGATTAGGACGATCGGGAAGACGAGGAGACACCGCAGAAATGCGATTCATTTGCGCTGAAGACAAGCCAACCGGGGAAGAAATCTTACCTGAACAAATTCCGTGGCAGTTACTTCAATCGATCGCAATTATTCAACTTTATTTAGAAGAACAATGGATCGAACCTGCTCAAATCATGCGCTATCCGTTCAGCTTGCTCTACCACCAAACGATGAGCACACTGGCATCATTAGGAGAATTGTCACCGAGCGCGATCGCTCAAAATGTCCTCAAGTTGCCGCCGTTTGCCGCAATTTCTCAGGATGATTTTCGATCTTTTTTGCGTTATCTAATCGAAATTGATCATCTAGAACGAACGCCCGAAGGTGGCTTAATTGTTGGAATTGCTGCCGAAAGATTGATTAACAATTTCAAGTTCTACGCAATCTTTCCCGACACAGAAGAGTATTTAGTCAAGCACAAAGGAAAAGCGATCGGGAGTATTATCGTTCCACCGATGGAGGGCGATCGATTTTCACTGGCAGGACAAACCTGGGAAGTCATCGAAGTGAACGCAAAGAAAAAGGTGATCGTGGTTGAACCCAGTAAGAAATCAGTCACATCAAGTTCATGGCGCGGAAATACAGGAGAAATTCACTCACGAGTCCTTCAGCGAATGAAACAGGTCTTACAAGAAACAACGATTTATTCTTATTTACAACCAGGCGCAAAACAACGCTTACAAGACGCAAGAGAATTGGCGAAATCAACGGGACTGTTGCAAAATCCGATTCAAGTATTAGATGAAGAGTTTTGCTGTATTTTTCCTTGGATAGGGACGATCGCGTTTCGCACCTCAGAGCGATTTTTGCGGTTTTATGTCAAAGACGCTTTAGGCTTGAAAAGTTTGAGAGCTAGGTCGCCTTATTTCATTACAGTGCGATTGGGTAAATGTAAGGTTGAGAGTTTGGAGAATGAATTGCGATCGTTGTCACATCGTCGATTAAGTGCGGAAGATTTGATCAACGCTGAAGAAATTCTGAAGCTGCAAAAATACGACGAGTTTATTTCGCCTGAACTGTTGAGGAAGAGTTTCGTTGAAGATTATCTAGACCTGGAAGGCTTGAGACACCTGTTTTAA
- a CDS encoding glycosyltransferase, producing the protein MRSLYFLLPGTGKRFACGGLFAELKAFELAKQICSAKVVTYKQREKDTLFLDDVLGQPDLSNVIFVMSWGFDVAKLAKRLKYHHAIYHAHSSGYGFTLPPSTPIVTVSRNTLGYWGQLSPNSLIYYLPNQISDEFSILGLNRDIDVLVHTRKSSEYLLNQLIPALKQQCKVEVITGFVDSLSTAFNCTKVYLYDSAEYWAQQRVSEGFGLQPMEAMACGCQVFSSVNGGLSDYLDPGFNCYKIAGYSTEFDVQRILKAIDNPKSPLPSSFFDEYRSPNILDRWQVILSELNEFFDHKEKQPATIASLTRSRLATLTIKRLVSKVQKKLSSR; encoded by the coding sequence ATGCGATCGCTGTATTTTTTGCTGCCTGGAACTGGAAAACGTTTTGCCTGTGGCGGATTGTTCGCAGAACTGAAAGCCTTTGAACTGGCAAAACAAATCTGTTCCGCAAAAGTGGTGACTTACAAACAGCGCGAAAAAGATACGTTGTTTCTCGACGATGTGCTTGGGCAACCAGATTTAAGCAATGTCATCTTCGTAATGAGTTGGGGCTTTGATGTCGCGAAGTTAGCTAAACGATTGAAGTACCATCACGCGATCTATCACGCGCATAGTTCCGGTTATGGTTTTACATTGCCGCCGAGTACCCCGATCGTGACGGTCAGCCGCAATACATTAGGCTACTGGGGACAGCTATCGCCGAATTCATTGATCTACTATCTTCCCAATCAAATCTCAGATGAGTTCAGCATTTTAGGCTTGAACCGCGATATTGATGTTCTAGTTCATACGCGAAAGTCTTCTGAGTATCTCTTAAATCAATTGATTCCTGCACTTAAGCAACAGTGCAAAGTCGAGGTAATCACTGGTTTTGTCGATAGTCTCTCCACAGCGTTCAACTGCACGAAAGTCTACCTTTACGACTCTGCGGAATATTGGGCACAACAGCGAGTCAGTGAAGGATTCGGACTGCAACCGATGGAAGCGATGGCTTGTGGTTGTCAAGTGTTTTCGAGCGTGAATGGTGGACTCTCTGACTATTTAGATCCTGGATTTAACTGTTACAAAATCGCAGGCTATTCAACCGAATTCGATGTACAGCGAATTTTAAAAGCGATCGACAATCCAAAATCGCCACTTCCAAGCAGCTTTTTCGACGAATATCGATCGCCTAACATTCTCGATCGCTGGCAAGTGATCTTAAGCGAATTGAACGAGTTTTTCGATCACAAAGAGAAACAGCCAGCCACGATCGCATCTTTAACGCGATCGCGCTTGGCTACTCTCACAATCAAGCGACTGGTTTCAAAAGTGCAAAAGAAACTCAGTTCCCGTTAG
- the der gene encoding ribosome biogenesis GTPase Der has protein sequence MSLPIVAIIGRPNVGKSTLVNRLAQVQDAIVFDEPGVTRDRTYKRAFWRDREFQVVDTGGLVFDDDTEFLPLIREQAMAALSESKAAIFVVDGQTGLTQADQEIAQWLRQQPVPVVLAVNKCESLDQGLIQAAEFWELGLGEPYPVSSIHGSGTGDLLDLVVEHLPPTDEIEDTPEIKVAIAGRPNVGKSSLLNAFVGENRSIVSPISGTTRDAIDMLVERNEKQYRLIDTAGIRKKKNVEYGPEFFGINRAFKAIDRSDVVLLVIDALDGVTEQDQKLAGRIDDEGRGCVVIINKWDAVEKDSHTIYEYEQQIRDRLHFVEWAESIFISAKTGQRVEKIFELVDRAAEQHKRRVSTAVINEVLEDALSWHTPPTTRQGRQGKIYYGTQVSTAPPTVALFVNDPSLFNDNYRRYIDRKFRESLGFQGTPLRLLWRGKKVREAERGSNANRATKV, from the coding sequence ATGTCATTGCCGATCGTTGCCATTATTGGTCGCCCAAATGTGGGCAAGTCTACGCTCGTGAATCGTCTGGCTCAAGTCCAAGATGCGATCGTGTTCGATGAACCGGGTGTCACCCGCGATCGTACGTATAAGCGAGCATTTTGGCGCGATCGTGAATTTCAAGTCGTGGATACGGGTGGATTGGTGTTTGATGATGACACTGAATTTTTGCCGTTGATTCGAGAGCAAGCAATGGCGGCATTGTCGGAGTCGAAGGCGGCGATTTTTGTGGTGGATGGACAGACGGGACTGACGCAAGCAGACCAAGAAATCGCGCAGTGGTTACGGCAGCAACCTGTTCCGGTGGTGCTGGCGGTGAATAAGTGCGAATCGCTCGATCAGGGTCTGATTCAAGCGGCGGAATTTTGGGAGTTGGGATTGGGTGAGCCGTATCCGGTTTCGAGTATTCACGGCAGCGGGACAGGAGATTTACTCGATCTGGTGGTCGAACATTTGCCGCCGACCGATGAGATCGAAGATACGCCTGAAATTAAAGTCGCGATCGCAGGTCGTCCGAATGTCGGTAAGTCGAGCTTGTTAAATGCGTTTGTGGGTGAGAATCGCTCGATCGTCAGTCCGATTTCAGGAACGACCAGAGACGCGATCGATATGTTGGTCGAACGCAATGAGAAGCAGTATCGATTGATTGATACGGCGGGAATTCGTAAGAAAAAGAATGTCGAATACGGTCCTGAATTCTTTGGAATTAACCGGGCATTCAAAGCAATCGATCGATCGGATGTAGTGCTGCTGGTGATTGATGCTTTAGATGGTGTGACCGAGCAAGATCAGAAGCTGGCAGGACGAATTGATGACGAAGGGCGCGGCTGTGTAGTGATCATCAATAAATGGGATGCAGTCGAGAAAGACTCTCACACCATTTATGAATATGAACAGCAAATCCGCGATCGCTTGCATTTCGTAGAATGGGCGGAAAGCATTTTTATTAGTGCGAAAACAGGTCAGCGTGTCGAAAAGATTTTTGAACTTGTCGATCGTGCCGCAGAACAACACAAGCGCCGAGTTTCAACTGCTGTGATCAATGAAGTGCTTGAAGATGCGCTTTCCTGGCACACACCACCGACGACACGACAAGGGCGACAAGGAAAAATCTACTACGGCACTCAGGTGAGTACGGCTCCCCCCACGGTTGCGCTGTTTGTGAACGATCCGAGCTTGTTTAACGACAACTATCGAAGGTATATCGATCGTAAATTCCGCGAATCCCTCGGTTTTCAGGGAACACCGCTTCGGCTACTGTGGCGGGGTAAGAAAGTGCGGGAAGCCGAACGCGGTAGTAACGCGAATCGGGCAACTAAGGTCTAA
- a CDS encoding energy-coupling factor transporter transmembrane protein EcfT, with amino-acid sequence MDLLRSLPLGLYLEQPITWMHRLDPRVKLAWLMSFLATPLLANAEWRLALVAVLILLTIAARIPLRVWRQQMGWLLLLAIYVFSLVAIAPDGLSVEPRPRLPENEIAFVQQPNTIPEPAPSRPWYNPFQPQPKSETVNLLKRPELKQPTGYQYVVFQRGPIRVTRRSMDLAIRVSTLLFTLIYSTNLFLLTTAPEEVTAGLEDLMRPLRRFGLPVTEIALTLTLSLRFIPLVLEEFQNLIRSIRTRAINWKKLGFRRTAQIALSIAERLLQNLLLRAEQIASAMKVRGFTSPNRHRVEWHQLILKRLDWIALMILGGFWAARVVLG; translated from the coding sequence ATGGATTTATTGCGATCGCTGCCGTTGGGTTTGTATCTTGAACAGCCGATTACCTGGATGCACCGACTCGATCCACGGGTAAAACTCGCGTGGTTGATGAGTTTTCTAGCAACTCCCTTACTGGCAAATGCAGAATGGCGACTGGCTCTAGTGGCGGTTTTGATTCTGTTGACGATCGCGGCTCGAATTCCGCTGCGGGTATGGCGGCAACAAATGGGTTGGCTGTTGTTACTGGCGATTTATGTGTTCTCGTTAGTGGCGATCGCTCCGGATGGTTTGAGCGTTGAACCTCGTCCGAGACTGCCTGAGAACGAAATCGCCTTTGTGCAGCAACCGAATACGATTCCAGAACCTGCGCCGTCTCGCCCCTGGTACAATCCATTTCAACCTCAACCCAAATCAGAAACAGTCAATCTGCTGAAACGACCGGAATTAAAGCAACCGACTGGATATCAGTATGTAGTTTTTCAGAGAGGTCCAATTCGGGTCACTCGTCGATCGATGGATCTTGCCATTCGCGTCAGCACTTTATTGTTCACCCTGATCTACAGTACGAATTTATTTTTACTCACGACTGCACCCGAAGAAGTCACCGCAGGCTTGGAAGATTTGATGCGTCCGTTGCGGCGATTTGGTCTTCCGGTGACTGAGATTGCATTGACGTTAACGTTATCGCTGCGATTTATTCCGCTGGTGCTAGAAGAATTTCAGAACTTGATTCGATCGATTCGGACTCGTGCGATTAATTGGAAGAAATTAGGATTTCGTCGGACGGCACAGATTGCATTGTCGATCGCGGAACGATTATTGCAAAATTTGTTACTCAGAGCCGAACAGATAGCAAGTGCAATGAAGGTTCGAGGATTCACCAGTCCGAATCGACACCGAGTGGAATGGCATCAATTGATTTTGAAGCGATTAGACTGGATTGCGCTGATGATCTTGGGCGGATTTTGGGCGGCGCGAGTCGTTTTGGGTTAA
- a CDS encoding GNAT family N-acetyltransferase: protein MIRNAVESDLPAIVEIYNHAVATKTITADVEPVTVESRLAWFHSHSSRYPLWVLEQESMIAGWFGLRMFYGREAYRSTAEISLYVSPHFQRQGVGQTLLTHAIAQCPTLEIHTLLAIAFAENLPSVALLKKFGFEQWGYLPQVARSWECDRDVIILGRKI, encoded by the coding sequence ATGATCCGAAACGCTGTTGAATCCGATCTCCCCGCGATCGTCGAAATCTACAATCATGCGGTTGCCACAAAAACAATTACCGCTGATGTTGAACCTGTCACCGTTGAAAGCCGTTTAGCCTGGTTTCATAGCCATTCGAGCCGTTATCCCTTGTGGGTGTTAGAGCAAGAATCAATGATTGCTGGATGGTTTGGATTGCGAATGTTCTACGGACGGGAAGCGTATCGATCAACGGCTGAAATTAGCTTGTATGTATCCCCACATTTTCAGCGGCAAGGAGTCGGACAAACCTTGTTAACTCACGCGATCGCACAGTGTCCGACTCTGGAAATTCACACCTTACTCGCGATCGCGTTTGCTGAGAATTTACCGAGTGTTGCTCTATTGAAAAAATTCGGCTTTGAACAATGGGGTTATTTGCCGCAGGTGGCCCGATCGTGGGAGTGCGATCGAGATGTGATTATCTTAGGACGAAAAATTTAA
- the cutA gene encoding divalent-cation tolerance protein CutA: MTEEIQQYGVILVTAASKSEAEHIARSLITLKLAACVTLFPVQSIYTWQNQIEQAEEWQLMIKSDLDRFSELEAKIRELHSYEVPEIIALPIVAGSHPYLNWISQQVTSE; encoded by the coding sequence ATGACTGAGGAAATTCAACAGTATGGCGTAATTCTTGTCACCGCTGCTTCAAAATCAGAAGCAGAACACATTGCCCGATCGCTAATCACACTCAAGTTAGCGGCTTGTGTAACACTCTTCCCGGTGCAATCGATCTACACTTGGCAAAACCAAATCGAGCAAGCTGAAGAATGGCAACTGATGATCAAATCCGATCTCGATCGCTTTTCTGAGCTTGAAGCGAAAATTCGCGAACTCCATTCTTACGAAGTGCCCGAAATCATCGCGCTTCCAATCGTGGCAGGTTCGCACCCCTACCTAAACTGGATTTCTCAACAAGTCACATCCGAATGA
- a CDS encoding 4'-phosphopantetheinyl transferase superfamily protein, producing MIWQKPPEHLNLGQFDVHIWQVNLDAIASLHGHAIAVSEDWLSSDERSRADRFKFEHLKQRFIAGRGFLRSLLARYLHTNPEALEFQYASHGKPFLKDSAIQFNLAHSEHLALYAVTLDRAVGIDIEHRRTVDQLEKLVQRFFRPSEARTIEAEPELFFEYWTCKEAFLKATGTGLSKLQELEIDRTRLKTIPREARSQQWHLEKVPINDQFVSAIVVEKNCSKLELSYFLEQSE from the coding sequence ATGATTTGGCAGAAACCCCCGGAGCACTTGAACTTAGGACAGTTCGACGTGCATATTTGGCAAGTGAATTTAGACGCGATAGCTTCGCTACACGGGCACGCGATCGCAGTTTCCGAAGATTGGCTTTCAAGCGATGAACGATCGAGAGCTGATCGCTTCAAATTCGAGCATCTCAAGCAGCGATTTATTGCAGGACGTGGATTTCTGCGATCGCTGCTTGCCCGCTATTTGCACACCAATCCTGAAGCATTAGAATTTCAGTACGCATCACACGGCAAGCCGTTTCTCAAGGATTCAGCAATTCAGTTTAACTTGGCACATTCTGAACATCTTGCTTTGTATGCAGTGACACTCGATCGAGCAGTTGGCATTGATATCGAGCACAGGCGGACCGTCGATCAACTTGAAAAGCTAGTACAGCGATTTTTTCGACCTTCCGAAGCTCGGACGATTGAGGCAGAGCCGGAATTGTTCTTTGAGTATTGGACATGCAAAGAGGCGTTTTTGAAAGCAACTGGAACCGGGTTATCGAAGCTGCAAGAGTTGGAAATTGATCGAACCCGATTGAAAACAATTCCAAGAGAAGCGCGATCGCAACAATGGCATCTTGAAAAAGTTCCGATTAACGATCAATTTGTAAGTGCGATCGTAGTTGAGAAAAATTGTTCTAAGCTCGAATTGAGCTACTTTCTGGAGCAAAGCGAATGA
- a CDS encoding aromatic ring-hydroxylating dioxygenase subunit alpha translates to MIDTVLLNDWYPVARSSELEPGTVRSIRLFETDLVLWRGENTSVMAWLDRCPHRSVKLSAGTVEADTLVCPYHGLAFDATGHCVKVPAHPNYVPPKQACTKSFPIIEQYGVIFVSLGNPTVEVAPFPEWDDPNYRTYLSGGHRFRCSGLRAIENFLDVAHLPFVHAGILGVPDQPAIEDYEVKVIDTGIYLKDIQIWQPDPDGTGQPGVALYDYWTLRPLVVALKKARSDGQTMVLLYCVTPVSEEECIGWMWGALNYAHDIPEADLVAFQDTVVLQDVANLESHNPRRLPLDPQAEFHLPSDRASLAYRKWLKQLGVTYGTM, encoded by the coding sequence ATGATCGATACGGTGTTGCTAAATGATTGGTATCCGGTAGCGCGATCGAGTGAACTAGAACCCGGAACGGTTCGATCAATTCGATTGTTTGAAACAGATCTCGTGCTCTGGCGTGGAGAAAATACATCGGTGATGGCATGGCTCGATCGCTGTCCTCATCGCAGTGTCAAACTCTCGGCCGGAACCGTCGAAGCAGATACTTTAGTTTGTCCGTATCACGGTTTAGCGTTTGATGCGACGGGTCACTGTGTCAAAGTTCCAGCCCATCCGAACTATGTTCCACCTAAACAAGCTTGTACAAAGAGCTTTCCAATAATCGAACAGTATGGAGTCATCTTTGTTTCATTAGGCAATCCCACTGTTGAAGTCGCACCGTTTCCAGAATGGGACGATCCAAACTATCGAACCTATCTCAGCGGGGGACATCGATTTCGCTGTAGTGGATTAAGAGCGATCGAGAATTTTCTAGATGTTGCACATTTACCCTTTGTTCATGCTGGTATTCTCGGTGTTCCAGATCAACCCGCGATCGAAGACTATGAAGTCAAAGTGATCGACACTGGAATCTATCTCAAAGACATTCAAATCTGGCAGCCTGACCCAGATGGGACAGGTCAACCCGGCGTTGCGCTCTATGATTATTGGACACTTCGACCGTTAGTGGTGGCACTGAAAAAAGCGCGATCGGATGGACAAACAATGGTATTACTGTACTGTGTTACACCCGTTTCCGAAGAAGAATGCATTGGCTGGATGTGGGGCGCATTGAACTACGCTCATGACATTCCTGAAGCGGATCTCGTTGCCTTTCAGGACACTGTAGTTTTGCAAGATGTCGCGAACTTAGAATCTCACAACCCCAGACGGCTACCGCTTGATCCGCAGGCAGAATTTCACTTACCCAGCGATCGAGCTTCGTTAGCTTATCGAAAATGGCTCAAACAGCTTGGGGTAACTTACGGAACGATGTAA
- a CDS encoding cysteine synthase A: MDIKHGFVGAIGNTPLIRLNSFSDETGCEILGKAEFLNPGGSVKDRAALYIIEEAERQGLLKPGGTVVEGTAGNTGIGLAHICNAKGYKCLIIIPETQSQEKIDLLRTLGAEVRTVPAVPYKDPNNYVRLSGTIASELENAIWANQFDNLANRRAHYETTAAEMWAQTDGKIDAWTTATGTGGTYAGVSMYFKEKNPNIKCVLADPMGSALFSYVKTGETKSEGSSITEGIGNSRVTANMEGAPADDAIRIDDREALRVLYQLLEKDGLFLGGSVGINVGAAVALAKQMGPGHTIVTILCDGGSRYQSKLYNREWLAAKGLLPD, encoded by the coding sequence ATGGATATTAAGCATGGATTTGTCGGCGCGATCGGAAACACTCCATTAATTCGCCTCAATAGTTTCAGTGATGAAACCGGATGCGAAATTCTTGGTAAAGCAGAATTCTTAAATCCAGGTGGCTCTGTGAAAGATCGGGCTGCCCTTTACATCATCGAAGAAGCAGAACGCCAAGGGTTACTCAAACCGGGTGGAACCGTCGTTGAAGGAACCGCAGGTAATACAGGAATCGGACTTGCACACATTTGTAATGCCAAAGGCTACAAATGCCTCATTATCATTCCTGAAACTCAATCACAAGAGAAAATCGACTTACTCCGAACATTAGGCGCAGAAGTTCGTACCGTTCCTGCTGTTCCCTACAAAGATCCGAATAACTATGTGAGACTGTCCGGCACCATCGCGTCAGAACTGGAAAATGCAATCTGGGCAAATCAGTTCGATAACTTAGCCAATCGTCGCGCTCACTATGAAACCACTGCGGCGGAAATGTGGGCACAGACTGATGGAAAAATTGATGCGTGGACAACCGCAACCGGAACCGGGGGAACGTATGCGGGCGTTTCGATGTATTTCAAAGAAAAGAATCCAAACATTAAATGTGTTCTGGCTGATCCGATGGGGAGTGCATTGTTTAGCTATGTCAAAACTGGAGAAACGAAGTCTGAAGGAAGCTCGATTACCGAAGGGATTGGAAACAGTCGGGTGACTGCGAACATGGAAGGCGCACCTGCCGATGATGCGATTCGGATTGACGATCGAGAAGCGCTCCGAGTCTTATACCAACTGCTCGAAAAAGATGGATTGTTCTTAGGTGGATCAGTCGGAATCAATGTTGGAGCCGCTGTTGCACTGGCGAAACAGATGGGACCCGGACATACGATCGTGACGATTCTGTGTGATGGTGGGAGTCGCTATCAATCGAAGTTATATAACCGTGAATGGTTAGCAGCGAAAGGATTGTTGCCGGATTAG
- a CDS encoding bifunctional 4-hydroxy-2-oxoglutarate aldolase/2-dehydro-3-deoxy-phosphogluconate aldolase, giving the protein MNDQAWLDLIKKEKAIAILRAPNLEIGTQLAKTAIEGGMSLLEISWNSDCAAELITHLKSVFPNCTIGVGTVLTVADLRNAIAAGAQFAFMPHTDFDLIAIAKRREVPIIPGALTPTEIMTAWNAKASCVKVFPIQSVGYENYLQALKAPLRQIPMIPTGGVTIDNAHALIQAGAIAVGIGGSLFSKSAIASGNWSLIQQQIQTLMNRLRSDP; this is encoded by the coding sequence ATGAACGATCAAGCCTGGTTAGACTTAATTAAAAAAGAAAAAGCGATCGCAATTCTCCGCGCTCCCAACCTAGAAATCGGGACGCAACTCGCAAAAACCGCGATCGAGGGCGGTATGTCTTTGCTCGAAATTTCCTGGAACAGTGATTGTGCTGCGGAATTAATCACACATTTGAAATCGGTGTTTCCGAATTGTACGATCGGGGTTGGTACCGTTCTTACTGTTGCGGATTTGAGAAATGCGATCGCGGCAGGCGCACAATTTGCTTTTATGCCACATACGGATTTTGATTTGATCGCGATCGCGAAACGTCGAGAAGTTCCGATCATTCCGGGTGCATTAACTCCGACCGAAATTATGACTGCTTGGAATGCAAAAGCGTCTTGCGTCAAAGTATTTCCGATTCAATCTGTTGGCTATGAAAATTATCTTCAGGCACTAAAAGCACCATTGAGACAGATTCCGATGATTCCAACCGGGGGAGTCACCATTGATAATGCTCACGCTCTGATTCAAGCGGGCGCGATCGCAGTTGGAATCGGTGGCAGTTTATTTTCAAAATCAGCGATCGCATCAGGAAATTGGTCGTTGATTCAACAACAGATTCAAACTTTGATGAATCGTTTGCGATCCGACCCTTGA